Within the Candidatus Atribacteria bacterium genome, the region AATATGGGCAAACCAAGCCACCCCACCCTCTCCAGTGGCAGCCGCCAAAGAAGATATACCATACAAAAATTGGTATATTATCCAAAAACTCAATACAAGGAGTGCGGGAAGCTTAATTACTCTTATAAAAAAAACAAAAATAATCACCGTAGTAACTTTTGCTCGAGGATAAAGCAGTAAATAGGCACCCAATACCCCGGCAATAGCCCCGCTTGCTCCCACTATCGGTACTCTTGAGTCAGGATTAAGAAATATTTGGGTTAAAGCAGCAGAGATCCCACAAATAAGATAAAAGAATAAATATTTTTTTCTACCTAAATAATCCTCTACATTATTTCCAAATATCCATAGAAATAACAT harbors:
- a CDS encoding rhomboid family intramembrane serine protease, with amino-acid sequence MFPIWDDVPTRKFPLITVILIAMNSIIFLYQFSLGGRFNEFIYSMGLLPFEITHHIDLAPVGPSPIYLTIFSSMFMHGSIVHLLGNMLFLWIFGNNVEDYLGRKKYLFFYLICGISAALTQIFLNPDSRVPIVGASGAIAGVLGAYLLLYPRAKVTTVIIFVFFIRVIKLPALLVLSFWIIYQFLYGISSLAAATGEGGVAWFAHIGGFISGIILIKLFQSFMK